A single Drosophila miranda strain MSH22 chromosome XR, D.miranda_PacBio2.1, whole genome shotgun sequence DNA region contains:
- the LOC117186379 gene encoding uncharacterized protein LOC117186379 — MIIDEPKTPFVFEDDLPKKLDTAELMEQDSDEEEKVRRIEFERRRKLHYNEYFSVPLARRLIAEEFGDMFPSEPTCTSEPSSGVDETGPTRATRDSVMEEEHQLLDPEQPSSHSLAHAESNDGGYRIDPEPVLDPSHPCYQQLTAQTNRPPTAETDEALHVASLGYMRSVPSMGEEFSDGKQVRVPNASYVAGPKGKPKKSPSAGTL; from the exons ATGATCATTGACGAGCCGAAGACCCCGTTCGTGTTCGAGGATGACTTGCCAAAGAAGCTGGACACCGCCGAACTGATG GAGCAGGACTCCGATGAGGAGGAGAAGGTGCGGCGCATTGAGTTCGAGCGTCGCCGCAAGCTGCACTACAATGAGTACTTTTCGGTACCGCTGGCTCGTCGCCTGATTGCCGAGGAGTTCGGTGATATGTTCCCCTCAGAGCCGACCTGCACGTCCGAGCCAAGTTCTGGCGTGGACGAGACCGGCCCGACTCGGGCCACGCGCGACAGCGTGATGGAGGAAGAGCACCAGCTACTGGACCCAGAGCAACCCAGCTCGCACTCCTTGGCCCACGCCGAGTCCAATGACGGCGGGTACAGGATCGACCCAGAGCCGGTCCTTGATCCCAGCCACCCGTGCTACCAGCAGTTGACGGCCCAGACCAACCGCCCGCCAACCGCCGAGACCGACGAGGCTCTCCACGTTGCCTCGCTCGGCTATATGCGCAGCGTTCCATCGATGGGCGAGGAGTTTTCGGACGGCAAGCAGGTCCGTGTGCCAAATGCCTCTTACGTGGCTGGTCCCAAAGGCAAACCGAAGAAGAGTCCATCAGCAGGCACATTATAA
- the LOC117186466 gene encoding protein phosphatase inhibitor 2-like, which produces MLWGSGSNEAPRKLAGQKTAKFDELNVLATFHPEGKTYGHMIIDEPKTPFVFEDDLPKKLDTAELMEKLRITSQSATPCFGMEQDSDEEEKLRRIEFERRRKLHYKEYFSVPLARRLIAEEFGDMFPSEPTCTSEPSSGVDETGPTRATRDSVMEEEHQLLDPEQPSSHSLAHAEPNDGGYRIDPEPVLDPSHPCYQQLTAQTNRPPTAETDEALHIASLGYMRSVPSMGEEFSDRKQVRVPNASYVAGPKGKPKKSPSAGTL; this is translated from the coding sequence CGGCAGCAACGAGGCACCGCGGAAGCTAGCAGGCCAGAAGACGGCCAAGTTCGACGAGCTAAACGTGCTGGCGACCTTCCATCCGGAAGGCAAAACCTACGGACACATGATCATTGACGAGCCGAAAACCCCGTTCGTGTTCGAGGATGACTTGCCAAAGAAGCTGGACACCGCCGAACTGATGGAGAAACTGCGCATAACCTCGCAGTCGGCGACGCCCTGCTTTGGCATGGAGCAGGACTCCGATGAGGAGGAGAAGTTGCGGCGCATTGAGTTCGAGCGTCGCCGCAAGCTGCACTACAAGGAGTACTTCTCGGTACCGCTGGCCCGTCGCCTGATTGCCGAGGAGTTCGGTGATATGTTCCCCTCAGAGCCGACCTGCACGTCCGAGCCAAGCTCTGGCGTGGACGAGACCGGCCCGACTCGGGCCACGCGCGACAGCGTGATGGAGGAAGAGCACCAGCTACTGGACCCAGAGCAACCCAGCTCGCACTCCTTGGCCCACGCCGAGCCCAATGACGGCGGGTACAGGATCGACCCAGAGCCGGTCCTTGATCCCAGCCACCCGTGCTACCAGCAGTTGACGGCCCAGACCAACCGCCCGCCAACCGCCGAGACCGACGAGGCTCTCCACATTGCCTCGCTCGGCTATATGCGCAGCGTTCCATCGATGGGCGAGGAGTTTTCGGACCGCAAGCAGGTCCGTGTGCCAAATGCCTCTTACGTGGCTGGTCCCAAAGGCAAACCGAAGAAGAGTCCATCAGCAGGCACATTATAA